A section of the Festucalex cinctus isolate MCC-2025b chromosome 9, RoL_Fcin_1.0, whole genome shotgun sequence genome encodes:
- the ankhd1 gene encoding ankyrin repeat and KH domain-containing protein 1 isoform X7 — protein sequence MVESFILDQEDLDNPIMKTASELLLSSATDGVDLRTVDPETQARLEALLEAAGIGKLSTADGKAFADPEVLRRLTSSVSCALDEAAAALTRMRAENTLNAGQADNLVIFSRSLAEACSDGDVNAVRKLLDEGRSVNEHTEEGESLLCLACSAGYYELAQVLLAMHANVEDRGIKGDITPLMAAASGGYVDIVKLLLVHGADVNAQSSTGNTALTYACAGGFVDVVKVLLKEGANIEDHNENGHTPLMEAASAGHVEVARVLLEYGAGINTHSNEFKESALTLACYKGHLDMVRFLLEAGADQEHKTDEMHTALMEACMSQDGHVEVARLLLDSGAQVNMPADSFESPLTLAACGGHVELAALLIERGANLEEVNDEGYTPLMEAAREGHEEMVALLLAQGANINAQTEETQETALTLACCGGFLEVADFLIKAGADIELGCSTPLMEAAQEGHLELVKYLLAAGANVHATTATGDTALTYACENGHTDVADVLLQAGANLEHESEGGRTPLMKAARAGHLCTVQFLISKGANVNRATANNDHTVVSLACAGGHLAVVELLLAHGADPTHRLKDGSTMLIEAAKGGHTNVVSYLLDYPNNILSVPAPDLSQLTPPSQDASQVPRVPFQALAMVVPPQEPDRAPSNIGTPPPVSSKGASKQRQAALQPGVPSSVGRGTEAEPLPPFHLCQPLECIVEETEGKLNELGQRISAIEKAQLQSLELIQGEPLTKDKIEELKKSREEQVQKKKKILKELQKVERQLQLKTQQQFTKEYMEAKGLKEEQEAGQSQGPGPGPGSTSTVPGSLPLTPAALVRSSSDTDEEANKDEEQDELPGEDEEEDEEEDDEDDDEDDDEAEEEEDEEEEEEEEEEEEEEGSEDEADGEEDDYTKLPQVGTILYRDGLQPPQQPPLPLSPQVNPPPPPLPAAFLPVQPLPDYNPADYPGSTSPELQRVLVGQQMLGQQQVAGQGQQLSGLAPGMIPQQAPDGLMVATPAQTLTDTLDDIMAAVSSRVPMLNTTTSPTPLSQPPTQTSANISSPPSVLPLYPSVDIDAHTESNHDTALTLACAGGHEELVSVLIARGANIEHRDKKGFTPLILAATAGHVGVVEVLLDKGGDIEAQSERTKDTPLSLACSGGRQEVVELLLLRGANKEHRNVSDYTPLSLAASGGYVNIIKILLNAGAEINSRTGSKLGISPLMLAAMNGHVPAVKLLLDMGSDINAQIETNRNTALTLACFQGRAEVVSLLLDRKANVEHRAKTGLTPLMEAASGGYAEVGRVLLDKGADVNAPPVPSSRDTALTIAADKGHYKFCELLINRGAHIDVRNKKGNTPLWLAANGGHFDVVQLLVHASADVDAADNRKITPLMAAYRKGHVKVVQYLVKEVNQFPSDIECMRYIATIADKELLKKCHQCMETIVKAKDQQAAEANKNASILLKELDLEKSREESKKQALAAKREKRKEKRKKKKEEQKRKLEEEEGQKVKEDSSDMQELKEDSAEESEVPIEPPSATTTTTIGISATSATFTTAFGKKRASVATTPSTNRKNKKNKTKDSPNEPIILQDPQVALAQHKADKNKIHGEPRGGGGGVTGGNSDSDPLDSTDCASESSSSGGKSQELNYLPDLTSSTSSSSSSSSSSSAPSSGAAQAQTISVGPEKRHCPPPPTESKMDKVTVSISKPTQKAPDMHDSTSNSLPSPFKTMALPVTSPNSKLSLTSPKRGQKREEGWKEVVRRSKKLSVPASVVSRIMGRGGCNITAIQDVTGAHIDVDKQKDKNGERMITIRGGTESTRYAVQLINALIQDPAKELEDLIPRNHIRVPGSKSSSSSYGNSSGGGSGSNSGSKSLSSLVTSSGVSFQPSSSSSSSSSQAGGKVGKGPSSNVRQPFPVSLPLAYAHPQLALLAAQTMHQIRHPRLPMAQFGGTFPPAASTWGPFPVRPVSPGSANSSPKHNGGSTAGPARPNSTPSEHGNAAGTAVTATTTSSPSSSAASASTHLPNPTPYNPQPSIPTPSSARKQLFVPDAKSAAVTSAPVAPTVTSSGNAVRGTGSPAHHSSSAAPVNASQQQVASVSQPPLQQVKTEPSAVITPGKEKAPPHAENQPVSASDVIASAGFSAAAAALPPKPEPRQQLAAPSSSISSTEPPPTLLNSQANSHLAAVPPPLLSHNVAHANNTLPHFSAPAPRVSHRMQPPGPYYSLPEQQQMQTQQQSQSVFVPFNPQQEPVKQTQNQTPQPTSLPLQAQSQAQGSLPVSANLGMMNGSQIQHVANSSKQMAPNFGPAGLFNFSSIFDNNNQVGNNQVWGHLPARSPPEPSYSAPPAYVNVGQMESMMPPPPPPDNSKAPGYRSASQRMVNSPIALTSYATSSQVYLHGHTGVGTPSFSRQHFSPHPWSASTSGESPAPPPSTVSNSSLSTSAVAPPPQPKQGASSQQDRKVPPPIGTERLARIRQTGSVNPPLLTTSYTASVGQGGIWSFGVGSASEGMSGWSQPLMSSHMIHPQLQAEQSAFSQHQPMEQDDTGIANPANNFHQPQHMPNTYMDFPKGMPMSMYGGTMLPPHPPMAEGPGGPMYNGLHAGDPAWSPIIKVVPNNADNTDPQQQMWPGTWAPHVGSVHLNHVN from the exons TGCCAATGTTGAGGATCGGGGCATAAAAGGCGATATTACGCCACTCATGGCTGCAGCTAGTGGAGGCTATGTGGACATCGTCAAACTGCTTCTTGTACACGGAGCAGATGTAAACGCTCAGTCCTCCACAG GGAACACAGCTCTGACATACGCATGTGCCGGCGGCTTTGTGGATGTAGTCAAGGTGCTACTCAAAGAGGGTGCTAACATCGAAGACCACAATGAAAACGGACACACGCCCCTCATGGAGGCAGCAAGTGCTGGCCATGTCGAGGTGGCAAGGGTACTCCTCGAGTATGGCGCTGGCATTAACACCCACTCAAACGAGTTCAAAGAGAGCGCTCTCACACTTGCCTGCTACAAAG GTCACTTGGACATGGTGCGTTTTCTTTTGGAGGCTGGAGCAGACCAGGAACATAAGACTGATGAGATGCACACAGCACTGATGGAGGCGTGCA TGTCCCAGGATGGCCATGTGGAGGTGGCACGGCTGCTGTTGGACAGCGGAGCGCAGGTCAACATGCCAGCAGATTCTTTTGAGTCGCCCCTCACCCTTGCAGCTTGCGGAGGACACGTGGAGCTGGCTGCCTTGCTCATAGAGAGGGGAGCCAACTTAGAGGAG GTTAATGATGAGGGCTACACACCCTTAATGGAAGCAGCAAGAGAAGGACATGAAGAGATGGTAGCACTTCTACTTGCACAAG GTGCTAACATCAATGCCCAGACAGAAGAGACTCAGGAGACGGCTCTTACTCTAGCATGTTGCGGAGGCTTCTTGGAAGTGGCCGACTTCCTGATCAAGGCAGGGGCCGACATTGAGTTGGGCTGCTCCACTCCTCTCATGGAAGCAGCACAAGAAGGCCATCTGGAGTTGGTCAAATATCTTCTGGCAGCAG GAGCAAATGTTCATGCCACCACGGCGACCGGCGATACGGCGCTGACATACGCTTGTGAAAATGGTCACACAGATGTCGCGGACGTGCTGCTGCAGGCTGGAGCCAACTTG GAACATGAGTCTGAAGGGGGGCGGACGCCCTTGATGAAGGCAGCAAGAGCGGGGCATCTCTGCACAGTTCAGTTCCTTATCAGCAAAG GTGCTAATGTGAACAGAGCCACCGCCAATAATGATCACACAGTGGTGTCTCTGGCCTGTGCTGGAGGACATCTGGCTGTGGTGGAGTTGCTGCTGGCACATGGGGCGGACCCTACACACAGACTCAAA GATGGCTCGACCATGTTGATCGAAGCTGCTAAGGGTGGCCACACCAATGTCGTGTCCTACCTGTTGGACTATCCCAACAACATCCtttctgtcccagcccctgatCTCTCCCAGCTCACTCCCCCCTCTCAAGATGCTTCTCAG GTTCCTCGTGTCCCATTCCAAGCTCTCGCTATGGTGGTTCCCCCTCAGGAGCCTGACAGAGCACCATCAAACATCGGAACACCCCCACCTGTCTCGAGCAAAG GCGCATCCAAGCAGAGACAGGCAGCACTTCAGCCCGGCGTCCCCAGCTCTGTCGGCCGGGGGACGGAAGCAGAGCCTCTGCCGCCCTTCCACCTGTGCCAACCTCTGGAGTGCATCGTGGAAGAGACTGAGGGAAAGTTGAACGAGCTCGGCCAACGGATCAGCGCCATTGAAAAGGCCCAGCTTCAATCGCTTGAACTCATCCAAGGGGAGCCACTCACCAAAGACAAAATTGAGGAGCTGAAGAAGAGCAGAGAAGAGCAG GttcagaagaaaaagaaaatcttgaAGGAGCTGCAGAAGGTGGAACGCCAGTTGCAGCTAAAAACACAGCAACAGTTCACCAAAGAATACATGGAGGCGAAGGGCTTaaaggaggagcaggaggctgGACAGAGCCAAGGCCCGGGCCCTGGGCCTGGAAGTACCTCTACTGTACCCGGGTCCCTTCCGCTCACGCCAGCTGCCCTTGTACGCTCCAGCTCTGACACGGATGAAGAGGCCAACAAGGACGAGGAACAAGACGAGCTCCCTGGAGAGGACGAGGAAGAG GATGAGGAAGAAGAcgatgaagatgatgacgaGGATGACGATGAggcggaagaggaggaggatgaggaagaggaggaggaggaggaggaggaggaagaagaagaaggttcAGAAGATGAGGCAGATGGAGAAGAGGACGATTACACCAAGCTTCCTCAAGTGGGCACAATCCTCTACAGAGATGGGCTGCAGCCTCCACAGCAGCCCCCACTGCCCCTTTCACCACAGGTCAATCCACCGCCTCCGCCTCTCCCGGCTGCCTTCCTCCCCGTCCAACCTCTGCCGGACTACAACCCTGCCGACTACCCAGGAAGCACCAGTCCCGAACTCCAAAGGGTGCTGGTTGGACAGCAGATGTTGGGCCAACAGCAGGTGGCGGGTCAAGGTCAACAGTTGTCTGGGTTAGCGCCTGGAATGATACCTCAGCAGGCCCCAGACGGACTCATGGTTGCTACACCTGCGCAGACGCTCACAGATACGCTGGATGACATCATGGCAG CCGTGAGCAGCCGCGTGCCCATGCTGAACACAACCACCTCACCCACTCCCTTGTCCCAACCACCCACGCAGACGTCTGCCAACATCTCCTCGCCACCATCTGTGCTGCCCCTCTATCCCTCAGTTGACATTGATGCGCAC ACGGAGAGTAACCATGACACCGCACTTACATTGGCCTGCGCTGGAGGACACGAGGAGCTAGTGTCTGTTCTCATTGCACGGGGAGCCAACATTGAGCACCGTGACAAAAAAG GTTTTACCCCTCTCATCCTGGCTGCCACTGCTGGCCATGTTGGAGTCGTAGAAGTGTTACTCGACAAAGGTGGTGACATTGAGGCCCAGTCTGAGAGAACCAAAGACACACCTCTCTCTTTGGCCTGCTCTGGGGGACGACAAGAG GTTGTTGAGTTGCTGCTTCTACGGGGTGCAAATAAGGAGCACCGCAACGTTTCCGACTACACACCTTTGAGCCTTGCGGCCTCTGGTGGTTATGTCAACATCATCAAGATACTCCTCAATGCTGGAGCTGAAATCAACTCCAG GACTGGCAGCAAACTCGGAATCTCTCCTCTAATGCTGGCAGCAATGAATGGTCATGTACCGGCAGTGAAGTTGTTGCTGGATATGGGCTCAGACATCAACGCCCAAATTGAGACCAACAGAAACACAGCTCTGACCCTTGCCTGCTTTCAAGGGCGGGCCGAGGTTGTTAGTCTTCTGCTCGATCGCAAGGCCAACGTTGAACATCGTGCAAAG ACTGGGCTCACTCCTCTGATGGAAGCTGCCTCGGGAGGCTATGCTGAGGTGGGCCGTGTGCTGTTGGATAAAGGTGCTGATGTAAATGCGCCACCTGTTCCCTCATCCAGGGACACTGCTCTCACCATCGCTGCTGACAAGGGTCACTACAAGTTTTGCGAACTGCTTATCAATAG GGGTGCCCACATTGATGTACGGAACAAGAAAGGAAACACGCCCCTCTGGCTTGCAGCAAATGGCGGCCACTTTGACGTGGTCCAGCTCTTGGTGCATGCAAGTGCTGATGTGGATGCAGCCGACAACCGCAAAATTACCCCGCTCATGGCTGCTTATCGCAAG GGCCATGTGAAAGTGGTCCAGTACCTTGTCAAGGAAGTTAACCAGTTCCCGTCAGATATTGAGTGCATGAGATACATAGCTACTATTGCTGACAAG gagcttttgaagaagtgccaCCAGTGCATGGAGACCATCGTCAAAGCCAAAGACCAACAGGCAGCTGAGGCCAACAAAAACGCGAGCATTCTCCTCAAGGAGCTAGATCTGGAGAAG TCTCGAGAGGAGAGCAAGAAGCAGGCTCTGGCTGCCAAACGAGAGAAGCGCAAGGAGAAgcgcaagaagaagaaggaggagcagAAGAGGAagctggaggaagaggaggggcaGAAAGTCAAGGAGGATTCATCGGACATGCAGGAGCTGAAGGAAGATTCTGCTGAAG AATCGGAGGTTCCTATTGAGCCTCCCAGTGcaacaaccaccaccaccattggGATATCTGCCACCTCAGCCACTTTCACCACAGCTTTTGGGAAGAAGAGAGCAAGTGTAGCCACGACCCCGAGTACCAACCGCAAGaacaaaaagaacaagactAAGGACTCGCCAAATGAACCTATAATATTACAGGATCCACAG GTTGCACTCGCACAGCACAAGGCTGACAAGAACAAAATCCATGGGGAGCCccgaggtggcggcgggggcgTGACAGGCGGCAACAGCGACTCCGACCCTCTGGACAGCACCGACTGCGCCAGCGAAAGCAGCAGCAGTGGCGGCAAGAGTCAGGAGCTCAACTACCTCCCTGACCTCACCTCGTCCAcgtcctcctcttcatcctcctcctcatcctcttctGCCCCATCCTCAGGGGCCGCCCAAGCCCAGACCATTTCGGTTGGCCCAGAAAAAAGGCACTGTCCTCCGCCTCCGACAGAAAGCAAGATGGACAAGGTTACAGTCTCCATCTCAAAGCCGACACAAAA AGCTCCAGACATGCATGACTCCACTTCAAACTCTCTGCCCTCCCCATTCAAGACCATGGCTCTTCCGGTTACCTCACCCAACAGTAAGCTCAGCCTTACAAGCCCCAAGAGGGGCCAAAAGAGGGAAGAAGGCTGGAAGGAGGTTGTCAGGAG ATCTAAAAAGCTTTCTGTGCCAGCCTCTGTTGTGTCACGTATCATGGGCCGCGGGGGCTGCAACATCACGGCCATTCAAGACGTGACAGGAGCACACATCGATGTGGACAAACAGAAAGACAAGAACGGCGAAAGGATGATCACCATAAG agGGGGCACGGAGTCTACACGATATGCAGTTCAGTTGATCAATGCACTAATCCAAGACCCAGCCAAAGAGCTTGAGGATCTGATCCCTCGCAATCACATTAGAGTACCAGGCTCCAAATCATCCTCCTCGTCATATGGCAACAGCTCAGGCGGAGGCAGTGGTTCAAATTCGGGATCAAAGTCCCTCAGCTCCCTGGTCACCTCCTCAGGTGTGTCGTTCCAGCCTTCATCATCCTCTTCGTCATCCTCTTCTCAGGCTGGCGGAAAGGTCGGGAAAGGGCCGTCCTCAAATGTTAGACAGCCGTTCCCGGTGTCGCTGCCTCTTGCCTACGCTCACCCTCAGCTGGCCCTCCTGGCAGCTCAGACCATGCACCAGATCAGACACCCTCGGCTGCCCATGGCACAGTTTGGTGGCACCTTCCCTCCTGCCGCCAGCACCTGGGGGCCCTTCCCTGTGCGACCCGTTAGCCCCGGCAGCGCCAACAGCTCCCCCAAACACAACGGAGGCAGCACAGCCGGCCCGGCCCGACCCAACTCGACCCCCAGTGAGCACGGCAATGCCGCCGGCACAGCGGTCaccgccaccaccaccagcTCTCCCAGCTCCTCAGCAGCGTCGGCCTCGACTCACCTCCCCAATCCCACACCGTACAACCCTCAGCCAAGTATTCCCACCCCCTCCTCAGCCAGAAAGCAACTCTTCGTCCCCGATGCCAAGTCTGCCGCCGTCACCTCCGCGCCTGTCGCCCCTACCGTGACCAGCAGCGGCAACGCCGTACGAGGCACGGGGTCTCCGGCACACCACAGCTCCTCCGCGGCTCCAGTTAATGCTTCTCAGCAGCAGGTGGCGAGCGTCTCGCAGCCTCCCCTGCAGCAAGTTAAAACCGAGCCCAGTGCCGTTATAACGCCTGGAAAGGAAAAAGCCCCTCCACATGCTGAGAATCAGCCCGTTTCCGCCAGTGACGTCATCGCTTCGGCAGGCTTCAGCGCAGCCGCTGCGGCTTTGCCTCCCAAACCAGAACCTCGACAGCAGTTGGCTGCCCCATCCTCCTCCATTTCATCCACGGAGCCTCCCCCAACGCTCCTTAACTCCCAAGCCAACTCGCACCTCGCCGCAGTACCTCCTCCTTTGCTCTCGCACAACGTGGCACATGCTAACAACACGTTGCCGCACTTCTCAGCCCCCGCACCAAGAGTCTCCCACCGTATGCAGCCACCGGGGCCTTACTATTCCCTTCCTGAGCAGCAACAGATGCAGACGCAGCAGCAGTCGCAGTCCGTGTTCGTGCCCTTCAACCCGCAGCAAGAACCTGTAAAACAGACCCAGAACCAGACACCCCAGCCCACAAGTTTGCCTCTACAGGCTCAAAGCCAGGCCCAAGGCTCCCTTCCGGTCTCGGCTAATCTCGGCATGATGAATGGCTCCCAGATCCAGCATGTGGCTAACTCAAGCAAGCAAATGGCACCCAACTTCGGTCCGGCAGGCCTCTTCAATTTCAGCAGCATCTTTGATAATAATAACCAG GTGGGAAACAATCAGGTGTGGGGTCATCTTCCCGCTCGTTCGCCACCAGAGCCGTCATACTCTGCCCCGCCGGCCTACGTGAACGTGGGCCAGATGGAGAGCATgatgccgccgccgcctcccccAGATAATTCCAAAGCTCCAGGTTACCGCTCTGCCTCTCAGAGGATGGTCAACAGCCCCATCG CATTGACCAGCTATGCCACCAGTAGTCAGGTGTACCTGCATGGTCACACGGGAGTCGGCACACCCTCATTCAGCAGGCAGCACTTTTCTCCTCACCCCTGGAGTGCATCCACATCTG GTGAGTCTCCAGCTCCGCCTCCGTCAACGGTGTCAAACTCGAGCCTCTCCACCTCGGCCGTGGCCCCGCCGCCCCAGCCCAAGCAAGGCGCATCCTCGCAGCAAGACCGTAAGGTTCCGCCACCCATTGGCACAGAGAGACTGGCGAGGATCAGACAGACGGGCTCGGTGAACCCTCCGCTCCTCACCACCAGCTACACGGCCTCTGTTGGACAGGGAGGCATTTGGTCATTTGGTGTTGGCAGCGCCTCAG AGGGCATGTCTGGTTGGTCTCAGCCCCTGATGAGTAGCCACATGATACATCCTCAGCTGCAGGCAGAGCAGTCGGCCTTCTCTCAGCACCAGCCCATGGAGCAGGATGACACGGGCATCGCTAACCCCGCTAACAACTTCCACCAGCCTCAGCACATGCCCAACACCTACATGGACTTCCCAAAG GGAATGCCCATGTCAATGTATGGCGGAACCATGCTGCCTCCTCATCCACCAATGGCAGAGGGGCCCGGGGGACCCATGTACAATGGTCTGCATGCCGGCGACCCCGCGTGGAGCCCCATCATCAAAGTGGTCCCGAACAACGCGGACAACACCGACCCACAGCAGCAG ATGTGGCCTGGCACCTGGGCGCCACACGTGGGCAGCGTGCACCTGAATCATGTCAACTAG